The proteins below come from a single Metarhizium brunneum chromosome 1, complete sequence genomic window:
- the gsa1 gene encoding Glutathione synthetase large chain has translation MTSGHDAEPSRQYPPATTPEELDHLVEVIKDWAIGNGLAVRTPPAVISSEADPTRITAVPAPVTLFPTAFPRQAFLQGQKAQNAYNELVIDGDDFVRDLWAVHETVKSEGYTQPLSLGLFRSDYMVHEHKSSESPTAQAKQVEFNTIAASFGGLSVHASRLHNFLAKTEYPLLGQPLAQGTLDLPANNTIEGLAGGIEAAYHAYGDSELGHDKCVIFLVQGGERNVFDQRHLEYQISKSSPTIPVFRLAFTDIMKHTSIAKSPKRQLLYTLPRNGNRVFEVAVVYMRGGYGPDDYPNQQTWDARCHLERSHAIKCPTVLTQVAGIKKVQQVLATPRPSSEPSILSKFIKDDTPSAIALWNTFTNIYPMDTSDVGLEARKKALDPEQCVDYVLKPQREGGGNNIYGSAIPGFLKTVPEAHWNSYILMELIKAPAENNFILRNGAIEKGRVISELGVYGTCLWNQETGEVIRNEQAGWLLRTKGEESQEGGVAAGYGCMDSVSLT, from the exons ATGACCTCGGGCCATGACGCTGAACCATCCCGGCAGTATCCGCCAGCAACAACTCCCGAAGAGCTCGACCACCTCGTCGAGGTCATCAAGGACTGGGCgattggcaatggcctcgcGGTTCGGACTCCGCCAGCGGTAATTTCTTCGGAAGCAGATCCAACCAGGATAACTGCTGTGCCCGCACCCGTGACACTGTTTCCGACGGCCTTTCCCCGCCAAGCCTTTCTGCAAGGTCAGAAGGCGCAGAACGCATACAACGAGTT GGTCAttgatggcgacgactttGTCCGTGATCTGTGGGCGGTCCATGAGACTGTCAAGTCAGAAGGATACACCCAG CCGCTTTCATTGGGTCTCTTCAGATCTGATTACATGGTACACGAGCACAAATCTAGCGAGTCGCCCACGGCGCAAGCAAAACAGGTAGAGTTCAACACCATTGCTGCATCATTCGGCGGCCTGTCCGTACATGCCTCCAGGCTGCACAACTTTCTGGCAAAAACCGAATATCCTCTCCTCGGCCAGCCCCTGGCCCAAGGGACCCTGGATCTTCCCGCAAACAACACTATCGAGGGTTTGGCAGGCGGGATTGAGGCGGCTTATCACGCGTATGGCGATTCCGAACTGGGACACGACAAATGCGTCATCTTTCTAGTCCAAGGTGGCGAGCGCAACGTCTTTGACCAGCGCCATCTGGAGTATCAAATTTCCAAGTCGTCGCCCACCATACCTGTCTTCCGGCTAGCCTTCACAGACATCATGAAGCACACTTCCATTGCCAAAAGCCCCAAGCGCCAGCTTCTCTATACGCTCCCCAGAAACGGGAACAGGGTCTTTGAGGTGGCCGTTGTGTATATGCGGGGCGGCTATGGCCCTGACGACTATCCGAATCAGCAAACGTGGGATGCTAGGTGTCATCTTGAACGCTCGCATGCCATCAAGTGCCCCACGGTCCTAACACAGGTAGCCGGCATCAAGAAAGTGCAGCAGGTTCTTGCAACCCCTCGACCGTCGTCTGAGCCGTCGATCCTCAGTAAATTCATCAAGGATGACACGCCATCCGCCATTGCCCTATGGAACACATTCACCAACATTTACCCCATGGACACGTCGGATGTGGGCTTGGAGGCACGGAAGAAGGCTCTCGATCCCGAACAGTGCGTCGATTATGTTTTGAAGCCGCAGAGGGAAGGGGGCGGAAACAACATCTACGGAAGCGCGATTCCTGGGTTCTTGAAGACGGTGCCAGAGGCTCACTGGAATTCGTACATTCTAATGGAGCTTATTAAAGCGCCGGCCGAAAACAACTTCATCCTGCGCAATGGAGCCATTGAAAAAGGTCGAGTGATTTCTGAGCTCGGGGTATATGGCACGTGTCTTTGGAACCAGGAGACGGGAGAAGTCATTCGAAATGAACAGGCGGGCTGGC